One Solanum pennellii chromosome 9, SPENNV200 DNA segment encodes these proteins:
- the LOC107030301 gene encoding uncharacterized protein LOC107030301, which produces MGVLLEIIEIGLDLCPVSESYSGEGLPYAPVDFPNAGDKWGWRAGKRVSSSGTFRDRYLYLPNNFKAPKGGQENDFRSLDYDGYNYVRCEGTIDGYICGHVSHLDCSLRAYMAGKVGGSINLDA; this is translated from the exons ATGGGAGTGCTTCTAGAAATTATTGAAATTGGGCTTGATCTTTGTCCTGTTTCTGAGTCTTACTCTGGCGAAGGATTACCATATGCTCCTGTAGATTTTCCAAATGCTGGTGATAAGTGGGGTTGGAGGGCAGGGAAAAGAGTTTCAAGTTCAGgcacctttagagatagatattTGTATCTTCCGAACAATTTTAAGGCTCCAAAAGGTGGACAGGAAAATGATTTTCGAA GTTTGGACTATGATGGGTACAATTATGTTCGATGTGAAGGAACAATAGATGGATACATATGTGGACATGTTTCGCATCTAGACTGTTCTCTACGAGCTTATATGGCTGGGAAAGTTGGAGGAAGCATCAATTTGGATGCATAG